A section of the Gloeobacter violaceus PCC 7421 genome encodes:
- a CDS encoding UDP-glucose dehydrogenase family protein gives MKVGVIGTGYVGLVTGACLSTIGHTVVCMDNNTAKVEGLRQGVMPIYEPGLDELVAAAVAAGRLQFTTGMAETVQDSDVVFITVGTPSRADGSPDLSAVRAVARSIGSHLDGRFRVIVNKSTVPVGSGNWVRMLVEDGANLVAATARSGQHAGNGLAVLAPAAPPNFSVASNPEFLREGSAVWDTFNPDRIVIGAEDARAVEVMRRLYAHWVSPADTDTQAVPMVVTDLASAEMIKYAANAFLATKISFINEIANICERVGADVTRIAEAIGLDKRIGRSFLNAGAGWGGSCFPKDVSALVSTAAEYGYNCELLKATLSVNEHQRQLVIEKLQRELRILKGRTVALWGLAFKPHTDDIRCAPALAVAEHLLNLGCRVVAHDPVVTAAQVQGQLPDLQVAGSALEAVQGADALLVMTEWPEYGGIDPQTVAAVLRQPIVIDARNCLDTQAVQGAGLRYVGVGR, from the coding sequence ATGAAAGTAGGGGTTATCGGCACCGGTTACGTCGGCCTGGTCACGGGCGCCTGCCTGTCTACCATCGGCCACACCGTCGTCTGCATGGACAACAACACCGCCAAAGTCGAAGGCTTGCGCCAGGGCGTCATGCCGATTTACGAACCCGGACTCGACGAGTTGGTCGCTGCGGCCGTCGCCGCCGGGCGGCTGCAGTTCACCACCGGCATGGCCGAGACCGTTCAAGACAGTGACGTCGTCTTCATCACCGTGGGCACCCCCTCCCGGGCGGACGGCTCGCCGGACCTCTCTGCCGTGCGCGCCGTGGCCCGCTCCATCGGCTCCCACCTGGACGGCCGCTTCCGGGTGATTGTGAACAAATCGACCGTGCCGGTCGGTTCGGGCAACTGGGTGCGCATGCTGGTCGAAGACGGGGCGAACCTCGTTGCCGCCACCGCCAGAAGCGGCCAGCACGCGGGCAACGGTCTGGCGGTGCTCGCCCCCGCCGCCCCGCCGAACTTCAGTGTGGCGAGCAACCCGGAATTTTTGCGCGAAGGCAGCGCGGTCTGGGACACCTTCAATCCTGATCGCATCGTCATCGGGGCGGAGGACGCCCGCGCCGTCGAAGTGATGCGCCGACTGTACGCCCACTGGGTGAGTCCCGCCGACACCGATACCCAGGCGGTGCCGATGGTGGTGACGGACTTGGCCTCCGCCGAGATGATCAAGTACGCCGCCAACGCCTTTCTGGCCACCAAAATCAGCTTCATCAACGAAATCGCCAACATCTGCGAGCGGGTGGGGGCGGATGTCACCCGCATCGCCGAGGCGATCGGACTCGACAAGCGCATCGGCCGCTCGTTTCTGAACGCCGGGGCGGGCTGGGGCGGTTCGTGCTTTCCAAAAGACGTCTCGGCCTTGGTCTCGACGGCGGCTGAGTATGGCTACAACTGCGAGTTGCTGAAGGCGACCTTGTCGGTCAACGAGCACCAGCGCCAACTGGTGATCGAGAAATTGCAGCGGGAGCTGCGCATTCTCAAGGGTCGGACGGTGGCGCTGTGGGGATTGGCCTTCAAACCGCACACCGACGACATCCGTTGCGCGCCGGCGTTGGCGGTGGCGGAGCATCTGCTCAATCTCGGTTGCCGGGTGGTGGCCCACGACCCGGTGGTGACGGCGGCCCAGGTGCAAGGTCAACTGCCGGACTTGCAAGTGGCGGGTAGTGCTCTGGAGGCTGTCCAGGGGGCCGATGCGCTGTTGGTGATGACCGAGTGGCCCGAGTACGGTGGGATCGACCCGCAGACGGTGGCGGCGGTACTGCGCCAACCGATTGTCATCGACGCGCGCAACTGCCTGGACACCCAGGCGGTGCAGGGTGCCGGGCTGCGCTACGTCGGTGTCGGCCGCTAA
- a CDS encoding acyltransferase, with product MEELQIDFGGEENVPGHPEIGPGTLIDATARLSPQSYIGSNCRIGPGVVLEGYVLVANDCTIAADAYLRDTVLSGAVRVGIQASLTGCYVAAGATIGRGAQLSNSLVRRSSVVIPPGAAVAGVTPLLPKPEIR from the coding sequence ATGGAAGAACTGCAGATCGACTTCGGGGGCGAAGAGAATGTCCCCGGCCACCCGGAAATCGGCCCCGGTACGCTGATCGACGCGACTGCGCGCCTGTCGCCCCAGAGCTATATCGGCAGCAACTGCCGCATCGGACCGGGGGTGGTGCTCGAAGGCTATGTGCTGGTCGCCAACGACTGCACGATCGCTGCCGACGCCTACCTGCGCGACACGGTGCTGTCGGGCGCGGTGCGCGTGGGCATCCAGGCGAGCCTCACCGGCTGCTACGTGGCGGCCGGGGCCACCATCGGCCGCGGTGCGCAGCTGAGCAACAGCCTCGTGCGCCGCAGCAGTGTCGTCATTCCGCCGGGTGCGGCGGTGGCGGGGGTTACCCCGCTCCTTCCCAAACCCGAAATTCGATGA
- a CDS encoding helix-turn-helix domain-containing protein — protein sequence MPRANRIEIQESAEELRALLRQRASSEVKERIQVLYLYKTGIVTTEQGLAAVVGRSTSTVFRWLQIYRSDGIAGLTRTQRSSGRPADIQGEVLEKLKERLKQPDAFKSYKQIQEWLASECGIDVSYKVVYDTVRYRLKVTLKSTRSRSLTLSASQFRLTAQRRFSHRPL from the coding sequence ATGCCACGCGCGAACCGCATCGAAATCCAAGAGAGCGCCGAGGAGCTGAGAGCTTTACTGCGCCAGCGCGCCTCCAGCGAAGTCAAAGAACGCATTCAGGTGTTGTACCTCTACAAGACCGGGATCGTCACGACCGAGCAGGGGCTCGCGGCGGTGGTGGGCCGCAGCACCTCGACGGTCTTTCGCTGGTTGCAGATCTACCGCAGCGACGGGATCGCGGGCCTCACCCGCACCCAAAGAAGCAGCGGCAGACCCGCCGACATCCAGGGGGAAGTGCTCGAAAAGCTCAAAGAGCGGCTCAAGCAGCCGGATGCCTTCAAAAGTTATAAGCAAATCCAGGAGTGGCTTGCCAGTGAGTGCGGCATCGATGTCTCCTACAAAGTGGTTTACGACACGGTACGCTACCGCCTCAAAGTCACCCTCAAATCGACGCGCTCGCGGTCTTTGACCCTCAGTGCTTCTCAGTTTCGCTTGACTGCCCAGCGCCGCTTCAGCCACCGGCCGCTTTGA
- a CDS encoding PIG-L deacetylase family protein — MLHLVCHPGGRPLRRVLCLGAHADDIEIGCGATLLHLARVYPQTRFYWAVFTARGERAAEASASAKAFVGDALEATALWDFQDGFLPYAGAEVKACFEQIKRAFVPDLVFTHYREDRHQDHRLVSDLTWNTFRDQLVLEYEIPKFDGDLGRPNGYVACDEALLERKIRLLTAAFASQAGKGWFSEETFRALARLRGIEANARYAEAFYCRKLALF; from the coding sequence ATGCTCCACCTGGTTTGCCACCCTGGGGGCCGTCCGCTGCGGCGCGTGCTCTGCCTGGGAGCGCACGCCGACGACATCGAAATCGGCTGCGGTGCGACGCTGTTGCACCTGGCGCGCGTGTACCCGCAGACCCGCTTTTACTGGGCGGTGTTTACGGCCCGGGGCGAGCGCGCCGCAGAAGCGTCCGCCAGCGCCAAGGCCTTTGTGGGCGATGCGCTGGAGGCGACGGCGCTGTGGGATTTTCAAGACGGCTTTTTGCCCTACGCCGGGGCGGAGGTCAAAGCCTGCTTCGAGCAGATCAAGCGCGCCTTTGTTCCGGATCTGGTCTTCACCCACTACCGCGAGGACCGGCACCAGGACCACCGCCTGGTGTCGGACCTCACCTGGAATACCTTTCGCGATCAACTGGTGCTCGAGTACGAAATTCCCAAATTCGACGGCGATCTCGGGCGGCCGAACGGCTATGTCGCCTGCGACGAAGCCCTCCTGGAGCGCAAGATCCGGCTATTGACAGCGGCGTTTGCGAGCCAGGCGGGCAAGGGCTGGTTCAGCGAGGAGACCTTTCGGGCCCTGGCGCGCCTGCGGGGCATCGAAGCGAACGCCCGCTACGCCGAGGCCTTTTACTGCCGCAAGTTGGCTTTGTTTTAA
- a CDS encoding glycosyltransferase, whose protein sequence is MPKVSVIIPAFNALRYLPQTVASALAQSFGDFEVLIVDDESTDGTADWVRTIADRRVRLLEQKNQGAAAARNAAIREARGEYIAFLDADDLWEPTKLERQVACLDARPEVGLVYTWVQVIDQDGEPTGSLYRPGDEGMVWPQLVRANNIYPSAAMVRRQCFERVGLFDLELRFAEDWEMWLRLAGDYAFAVLREPLMRYRRHPQCKSKKSSEAGLLRVMDKAFERGPEHLRHLKAECYGRIYLYLGWKALERGESVEAWNWRSRAVAHCPRLWRCSPSLRLTAAIAMHQYLSADTYREVATFARKLRSILSP, encoded by the coding sequence ATGCCCAAAGTCTCTGTGATTATTCCGGCATTTAACGCCCTGCGCTATCTGCCCCAGACCGTGGCTAGTGCCCTGGCCCAGTCGTTCGGCGATTTTGAGGTGCTCATCGTCGACGATGAGAGCACCGATGGGACCGCCGACTGGGTGCGCACGATCGCCGATCGGCGCGTGCGTCTGCTCGAACAAAAAAACCAGGGCGCGGCGGCGGCCCGCAACGCGGCCATCCGTGAGGCCCGGGGCGAATACATCGCCTTTTTGGACGCGGACGATCTGTGGGAACCCACCAAACTGGAGCGCCAGGTCGCCTGCCTGGACGCCCGTCCGGAGGTGGGACTGGTCTACACCTGGGTGCAGGTGATCGATCAAGATGGCGAGCCCACCGGCAGCCTCTACCGCCCCGGCGACGAGGGAATGGTCTGGCCGCAGTTGGTGCGGGCCAACAACATCTACCCCAGCGCAGCCATGGTGCGGCGCCAGTGCTTCGAGCGCGTCGGGCTTTTTGATCTCGAATTGCGCTTTGCCGAGGACTGGGAGATGTGGCTGCGCCTCGCAGGCGATTATGCCTTTGCGGTATTGCGCGAGCCGTTGATGCGCTACCGGCGCCATCCCCAGTGCAAATCCAAAAAAAGTTCCGAAGCCGGCCTGCTCAGGGTGATGGACAAAGCCTTCGAGCGCGGACCTGAGCATCTGCGGCATCTGAAGGCGGAGTGTTATGGACGCATTTACCTGTATCTAGGCTGGAAAGCCCTGGAGCGCGGCGAGAGCGTCGAGGCCTGGAACTGGCGCAGCCGCGCGGTAGCCCACTGCCCGCGGCTATGGCGATGCTCCCCGAGCCTACGGCTCACCGCCGCCATCGCCATGCACCAATATTTGTCCGCCGATACCTACCGCGAAGTCGCCACCTTCGCCCGAAAACTGCGTTCCATTCTTTCTCCTTGA
- a CDS encoding PAS domain-containing protein — MDDWHARFLLECIPQMAWSATPDGRLECANQLCLEYTGLALEQICGWGWRSVVHPEDWLRCTVPWCEALRTGQAYELEYRLRRRRDGAFLWHLARGRPVHDGDVQVIRWFGTCTDIHRYKMAEQRWLDLHSGGFSNN; from the coding sequence ATGGACGATTGGCACGCGCGCTTTTTGCTCGAGTGCATTCCGCAGATGGCCTGGAGCGCGACACCGGACGGCCGCTTGGAGTGCGCCAACCAGCTGTGTCTGGAGTACACCGGCCTTGCCCTGGAGCAGATCTGCGGGTGGGGCTGGCGCTCGGTGGTACACCCGGAGGATTGGCTGCGCTGCACCGTGCCCTGGTGCGAGGCACTGCGCACCGGGCAGGCTTACGAGCTTGAGTACCGCCTAAGGCGTCGTAGGGATGGTGCCTTCCTCTGGCACCTGGCCCGGGGCAGACCGGTTCACGACGGCGACGTCCAGGTGATCCGCTGGTTCGGCACCTGCACCGATATCCACCGCTACAAAATGGCCGAGCAACGATGGCTCGACCTGCACAGCGGCGGATTTTCCAACAACTGA
- a CDS encoding sugar transferase, which yields MIAIQRANRRRPPVQFLAKRVLDYGAAGLGVLLLAPLLLLTALAILLDSPGPVFFRQERKGLGGRTFRVWKFRTMAVDAEARLKDLEALNESEGGVLFKLKCDPRVTRTGRLLRSTSLDELPQLFNVLQGHMSLVGPRPLQLRDCERALEYDREAFERRLGVLPGITGPWQVSGRSALSFEQMLKLDCEYVEHWTFALDLSILLRTLLVVLRRSGAY from the coding sequence ATGATTGCCATTCAACGAGCGAATCGGCGTCGCCCGCCTGTACAGTTTCTGGCCAAACGGGTGCTCGATTACGGCGCAGCCGGGCTGGGGGTGCTGTTGCTGGCGCCTTTGCTGCTGCTGACTGCCCTGGCGATCCTCCTCGACTCGCCCGGTCCGGTCTTCTTTCGCCAGGAGCGCAAGGGTCTGGGTGGCCGCACCTTCCGGGTTTGGAAATTTCGGACCATGGCGGTCGATGCCGAAGCGCGCCTCAAAGACCTCGAAGCACTCAACGAGTCCGAAGGGGGCGTGCTGTTCAAACTCAAGTGCGATCCGCGCGTGACGCGCACCGGCCGCCTCTTGCGCTCCACCAGCCTCGATGAGTTGCCGCAACTGTTCAATGTGCTGCAGGGACACATGAGCCTGGTCGGTCCCCGGCCGCTGCAACTGCGCGACTGCGAGCGGGCGCTCGAATACGACCGCGAAGCCTTCGAGCGGCGTCTGGGCGTCCTGCCGGGGATCACCGGCCCCTGGCAGGTTTCCGGGCGCAGTGCCTTGAGCTTCGAGCAGATGTTGAAGCTCGACTGCGAGTATGTCGAGCACTGGACTTTTGCCCTTGACCTGTCGATCTTGCTGCGCACGCTGCTGGTGGTCCTCAGGCGCAGCGGCGCTTACTAA
- a CDS encoding acyltransferase family protein: protein MTTEPKPDKPSLRLHYLDGLRGLTALYILFFHLWCDLSFKPQLRLAGEPMPTWLQAATAWAGYGLFSVGIFMVLSGYCLMLPVVRSDGRLRGGVTGYLKRRAWRILPPYFAALGLSLLVIALVGAGSGQSLGYMWDKAMNGFTWEGVLAHLLLVHNWSEAQASTISAPLWSVATEWQIYFLFPALLLPLWRRIGIAAAVAVGFGVGLAPVVLFDGWLAWAAPWYVGFFALGMAAAVWEFAPGRGLVKLTTSQLKLTSGSLWLLIVLAATARSFGLLAVPQPVFHLLIALATPCLLMYCTRLSLEGRGGTSVVMRLLESPPVLALGAFSYSLYLVHAPLQGVSWLLVDKLPVTADVQLLLFAPLTVVLSLLCARGFYLWAERPFVQMQSSTKVKRMDQHSDVPFQTRVQEVAAGAAVGWIPAVAFGAQVRRAVYRKLLARVGDGTAISTSVEFLNARRIELGKRVRIDSNVRLDARGHNNRIVIADEATLASGVVLQTLQGGSIEVGEQAYIGPYSCLSGPGTLSIGRDCLIAAHAEICGAPRLEADPAQPGTTAPGIVIEDDCWIGHDVTIVAGVRIGRGSIVGAGAVVTGDIPAYAIAAGAPARVLGSYRTDTPEVAVQVAGSSGASPWRRIEAELDRTLILLESLDRDFGSLLIPVVRVKLLHNALKFIHRALGVETVTVLLAAAEKNALQVHASVGLEQEVAEGICIRNGRGIAGRIAASRQPLVVDDLSRMEIESPILRDRGLQHLAGVPLLSDGRVIGVFHIGSIARRFDMHDCRQMVTISRRLARLVESSVPLTVDLAVPRPRTQSPAFRCPALQS from the coding sequence ATGACGACCGAGCCCAAGCCGGACAAGCCCTCCCTCAGACTGCACTACCTGGACGGTCTGCGCGGGTTGACGGCACTGTATATTCTCTTTTTTCACCTCTGGTGCGACCTGAGCTTCAAGCCGCAGCTGCGTCTGGCGGGCGAGCCGATGCCGACCTGGTTGCAGGCGGCCACGGCCTGGGCCGGCTACGGCCTCTTCAGCGTCGGCATCTTTATGGTGCTGTCGGGGTACTGCCTGATGCTGCCGGTGGTGCGCTCCGACGGCCGGTTGCGCGGCGGGGTGACAGGCTACCTCAAGCGGCGCGCCTGGCGCATCCTGCCTCCGTACTTTGCCGCTTTGGGGCTGTCGCTGCTGGTGATCGCTCTGGTGGGCGCCGGGAGCGGCCAAAGCCTCGGGTATATGTGGGACAAGGCGATGAACGGTTTCACCTGGGAGGGTGTGCTGGCCCATCTGCTGCTAGTCCACAACTGGAGCGAAGCCCAAGCCAGTACAATCAGCGCTCCGCTGTGGAGCGTCGCCACCGAGTGGCAAATCTATTTTTTGTTCCCGGCTTTGCTGCTGCCGCTGTGGCGGCGGATAGGGATCGCGGCGGCGGTGGCGGTGGGCTTTGGGGTCGGCCTCGCTCCGGTGGTGCTGTTTGACGGGTGGCTCGCCTGGGCCGCCCCCTGGTACGTGGGCTTTTTTGCCCTCGGCATGGCGGCGGCGGTGTGGGAATTTGCTCCCGGACGAGGCCTGGTGAAACTGACCACCTCCCAGCTCAAGCTGACCAGCGGTTCGCTGTGGTTGCTGATCGTGCTCGCGGCGACGGCCCGCTCCTTTGGGCTGCTGGCGGTGCCCCAGCCGGTGTTCCACCTGCTGATCGCCCTGGCCACCCCCTGCCTGCTGATGTACTGCACGCGGCTGAGTCTCGAAGGGCGGGGGGGTACCTCGGTGGTAATGCGCTTGCTCGAATCGCCGCCGGTGCTGGCGTTGGGCGCTTTTTCCTACAGTCTCTATCTGGTGCATGCCCCTTTGCAGGGGGTGAGCTGGCTGCTGGTGGATAAGCTGCCTGTGACTGCCGATGTACAACTATTGCTGTTTGCGCCGCTGACCGTGGTGTTGTCTTTGCTGTGCGCCCGGGGATTTTACCTGTGGGCGGAACGGCCGTTTGTGCAGATGCAGTCGTCGACCAAGGTGAAGCGGATGGATCAACACTCAGATGTGCCCTTTCAAACCCGTGTCCAAGAAGTCGCCGCCGGTGCGGCTGTCGGTTGGATTCCGGCCGTCGCCTTCGGCGCGCAGGTGCGCCGGGCGGTCTACCGGAAGTTATTGGCAAGAGTCGGCGACGGCACTGCGATCAGCACCAGCGTCGAGTTTTTGAACGCGCGCCGCATCGAACTGGGGAAACGGGTGCGCATCGACAGCAACGTCCGCCTCGATGCGCGCGGGCACAACAACCGCATTGTGATTGCCGACGAGGCCACCCTCGCTTCTGGAGTCGTCCTCCAGACGCTGCAGGGAGGCAGCATCGAAGTGGGGGAGCAGGCGTACATCGGCCCTTACAGTTGTCTGAGCGGTCCGGGCACGCTCAGCATCGGCCGAGACTGCCTGATCGCCGCCCACGCCGAAATCTGCGGCGCTCCCCGCCTGGAGGCCGACCCGGCGCAACCCGGCACCACGGCGCCGGGGATCGTCATCGAGGACGACTGCTGGATCGGTCACGACGTCACTATCGTCGCCGGGGTCAGGATCGGCCGCGGCAGTATCGTCGGCGCGGGCGCGGTGGTTACCGGTGACATCCCTGCCTACGCCATCGCGGCCGGGGCACCGGCGCGGGTGCTGGGCAGCTACCGGACCGACACTCCCGAGGTGGCCGTTCAGGTGGCCGGCTCTTCGGGCGCGTCACCCTGGCGGCGCATCGAGGCAGAACTCGACCGGACCTTGATCTTGCTGGAGAGCCTGGACCGAGACTTTGGCTCTCTGCTGATACCGGTGGTGCGCGTGAAGTTGCTGCACAACGCGCTGAAATTTATCCACCGCGCCCTCGGGGTGGAGACCGTCACCGTGTTGCTTGCCGCCGCCGAAAAAAATGCGCTGCAGGTCCACGCCAGCGTCGGTCTGGAGCAGGAAGTGGCGGAGGGAATCTGTATTCGCAACGGACGGGGCATCGCCGGCCGGATCGCCGCGAGCCGCCAGCCGCTTGTCGTCGACGATCTTTCCAGGATGGAAATCGAAAGCCCGATCTTGCGCGATCGAGGTCTGCAGCATCTGGCCGGTGTGCCGCTGCTGAGCGACGGCCGTGTGATCGGCGTTTTTCATATCGGTTCGATTGCTCGTCGCTTCGACATGCACGACTGCAGGCAAATGGTGACCATCAGCAGACGACTGGCCCGATTGGTCGAAAGCAGCGTGCCTTTGACCGTCGATTTGGCCGTGCCGCGTCCGCGGACCCAATCTCCGGCCTTCCGGTGCCCGGCGTTGCAAAGCTGA
- a CDS encoding acyltransferase family protein: MQLQSPALSPPVNRQDKLILVQVLRGVASLAVLGYHVDRMFFERLGQRFLGGAFACGWAGVDLFFVLSGFILAYLYLVKPDAGPGAFLLRRFVRIYPIYWVVMGAVLVFFSLSPGQGAGRLSWEVITASVLLLPQPEPVLTGSWTLSYEVGFYLLFALVIWCKPPVALPLIAAAWLASKGAAYVSAPVTPTGTDLIELVFGDLRLEFCFGCVVAYGLVRYRERAIAAGGAVLVLGLGLLAIPVLLSVLGGGMTGGEPAAWAWQQVKFVRVFGFGLPAAFVLFGAAAIDLKGNVRVPFLWKYFGDASYSIYLVHAPVISALTRLLVKLGFGASWTMLPVGALGLGLGCACYSYIERPLLESCRKRLLDRH; this comes from the coding sequence ATGCAGCTGCAATCTCCTGCTCTCTCCCCACCTGTCAACCGGCAGGACAAACTTATCCTCGTCCAGGTGTTGCGGGGGGTTGCCTCCCTGGCGGTGCTGGGCTACCACGTCGATCGGATGTTCTTCGAGCGGCTGGGGCAGCGCTTTTTGGGTGGGGCGTTTGCCTGCGGTTGGGCGGGGGTGGATCTCTTTTTTGTCCTGAGCGGCTTCATCCTGGCCTATCTGTATCTTGTCAAACCGGACGCCGGCCCCGGGGCCTTTTTGCTGCGGCGGTTCGTGCGCATCTATCCCATCTACTGGGTGGTAATGGGTGCGGTACTGGTCTTTTTCTCGCTGTCGCCGGGCCAGGGGGCCGGCCGGCTCAGCTGGGAAGTGATCACAGCCTCGGTGCTGCTGCTGCCCCAACCGGAACCGGTGCTCACCGGCAGTTGGACCCTCAGCTATGAGGTCGGCTTCTACTTGCTGTTTGCCCTGGTGATCTGGTGCAAACCGCCCGTGGCGTTGCCGCTCATTGCCGCAGCCTGGCTCGCTTCCAAAGGCGCCGCCTACGTGAGTGCTCCGGTAACCCCGACGGGAACGGATCTGATTGAACTGGTCTTCGGCGATTTGCGGCTGGAGTTTTGCTTCGGATGCGTTGTCGCCTATGGGCTGGTCCGTTACCGCGAGCGGGCGATCGCCGCGGGCGGTGCCGTCCTGGTCCTGGGATTGGGGCTTCTGGCTATTCCGGTGCTCTTGTCGGTGCTGGGCGGCGGTATGACCGGGGGCGAGCCGGCCGCCTGGGCCTGGCAGCAGGTGAAGTTTGTCCGGGTCTTCGGATTCGGGCTGCCCGCCGCCTTTGTGCTCTTCGGCGCCGCTGCCATCGATCTCAAAGGCAACGTCAGGGTGCCTTTTCTCTGGAAATACTTCGGAGATGCTTCCTATTCGATCTATCTGGTGCATGCCCCGGTCATCTCCGCCCTCACCCGCCTCCTCGTCAAACTGGGCTTCGGCGCTTCTTGGACGATGCTCCCGGTCGGTGCGCTCGGCCTCGGCCTCGGGTGCGCCTGCTACAGCTATATCGAGCGACCCTTGCTCGAATCTTGCCGTAAACGCCTCCTGGACCGCCATTGA
- a CDS encoding glycosyltransferase family 2 protein, translating to MKSATDAVVTVLLFARDRPHFLPHTLRSVALQTERRWRLVLSDNSSDPACARANAEMTRQFAAAHPHHEVAYVRRSGKLTVMGHFQAALQEVETPFVAVHNDDDIWMPHHLEQALAWLEGGEDRGMTASDAVIIDVDGHEKGQFLNWVLAPREDAWWQWIAIWLSTYPSHYGNWPGFVLRTPLIRQLPHIDNKLTDAAAIIWCALQGYRIKGFDVPSYYYRIHNLSVTKTGTHLLIEKHRLILWLAKHHFLRLTRLYGPFPLLTLKAALALRLKYKRALA from the coding sequence GTGAAATCTGCTACTGATGCGGTGGTCACCGTGCTGCTGTTTGCGCGCGACCGTCCGCACTTTCTGCCCCATACCCTGCGCTCGGTCGCCCTCCAGACGGAGCGGCGCTGGCGGCTGGTGCTCTCGGACAACTCCAGCGATCCGGCCTGCGCCCGGGCCAACGCCGAGATGACCCGCCAATTTGCCGCAGCCCACCCGCACCACGAGGTGGCCTACGTCCGCCGCAGCGGCAAGCTGACGGTCATGGGGCACTTTCAGGCGGCACTGCAGGAGGTGGAGACACCCTTCGTCGCCGTCCACAACGACGACGACATCTGGATGCCCCACCACCTGGAGCAGGCGCTCGCCTGGCTCGAAGGCGGCGAGGATCGCGGCATGACCGCGAGCGATGCGGTGATCATCGACGTCGACGGTCACGAAAAAGGCCAATTTCTCAATTGGGTGCTTGCGCCCCGCGAGGACGCCTGGTGGCAATGGATCGCCATCTGGCTTTCCACTTACCCTTCCCACTACGGCAACTGGCCCGGCTTTGTGCTGCGCACGCCGCTCATCCGGCAATTGCCCCATATCGACAACAAACTCACCGATGCGGCGGCGATCATCTGGTGCGCTCTGCAGGGCTACCGCATCAAAGGCTTTGATGTCCCTTCTTATTACTACCGGATCCACAACCTGTCGGTTACCAAGACCGGTACGCATCTGCTCATCGAAAAGCACCGGCTGATCCTCTGGCTGGCCAAGCACCACTTTTTGCGGCTAACCCGTCTGTACGGTCCTTTTCCACTGCTGACCCTCAAGGCCGCCCTCGCCCTGCGGCTCAAATACAAGCGCGCCCTCGCCTGA
- a CDS encoding glucose-1-phosphate cytidylyltransferase: MKVVLFCGGLGTRIRDYSESIPKPLVTIGYRPILWHVMKYYAHYGHRDFILCLGYKADAIKNYFLNYDECLSNDFTLSEGGRKLQLSNSDIHDWNITFVDTGFNANIGQRLMAIEPYLEGDKYFLANYSDGLTNLHLPDLIAFSQRQERIATFLSVKPSQSFHLVAMDEQGLVRDICDTRRSDVWINGGYFVFKRQIFDYMRYGEELVCEPFRRLIAAQELLTYPYQGFWACMDTFKEKQQLDELYARQEAPWEVWRQGRVLPLMPQVAVG; the protein is encoded by the coding sequence ATGAAAGTTGTACTGTTTTGCGGCGGTCTGGGCACGCGCATCCGCGACTACTCAGAAAGCATCCCCAAACCCCTGGTGACCATCGGCTACCGGCCGATCCTCTGGCATGTCATGAAGTACTACGCCCACTACGGCCACCGCGACTTCATCCTCTGCCTGGGCTACAAAGCCGACGCCATCAAAAACTACTTTCTCAACTACGACGAATGTCTTTCCAACGACTTCACCCTCTCGGAGGGCGGGCGCAAGCTGCAACTTTCCAACAGCGACATCCACGACTGGAACATCACCTTCGTCGATACCGGCTTCAATGCCAACATCGGCCAGCGCCTGATGGCCATCGAACCCTACCTGGAGGGGGACAAGTACTTCCTGGCCAACTACAGCGACGGCCTCACCAACCTGCATCTGCCCGACTTGATCGCTTTTTCTCAGCGCCAGGAGCGCATCGCCACGTTCTTGAGCGTCAAACCGAGCCAGAGTTTTCACCTGGTCGCCATGGACGAACAGGGACTGGTGCGCGATATCTGCGACACCCGCCGCTCGGATGTCTGGATTAACGGCGGCTACTTCGTCTTCAAGCGCCAGATTTTTGATTACATGCGCTACGGGGAGGAATTGGTCTGCGAACCGTTCCGCCGTCTCATCGCCGCGCAGGAATTGCTCACCTACCCCTACCAGGGCTTCTGGGCCTGCATGGACACCTTCAAAGAAAAGCAGCAGCTCGACGAACTGTACGCCCGCCAGGAAGCGCCCTGGGAGGTCTGGCGCCAGGGGCGGGTGCTGCCGCTGATGCCCCAGGTTGCGGTGGGTTAA